The Streptomyces sp. NBC_00490 genome includes a region encoding these proteins:
- a CDS encoding TetR/AcrR family transcriptional regulator — translation MANGSPAGESPSRGKRADAQRNRETVLAAAAAVFVSSGVDAPIRQIAAQAGVGMATIYRHFPTRADLVTAVYRHQIEACAEAGPTLLGSAGSPIDALRQWIDLFVDFLVTKHGLADALQSDSDRFAALHSYFLDRLLPVCAELLDAAVEAGDIRAGTQPYELMRGIGNLCIGHDNDPRYDPRRLIDLLLQGLQQQPRTS, via the coding sequence GTGGCCAACGGGAGCCCTGCAGGGGAGTCGCCGTCCCGAGGTAAGCGGGCTGACGCTCAGCGCAATCGGGAGACGGTGCTCGCTGCCGCCGCAGCGGTGTTCGTCAGCTCTGGTGTCGATGCGCCGATCCGGCAGATCGCGGCCCAGGCGGGGGTCGGGATGGCCACGATCTATCGCCATTTCCCGACTCGGGCGGATCTCGTCACCGCCGTCTACCGTCATCAGATCGAGGCGTGCGCCGAGGCCGGGCCGACCCTGTTGGGCAGTGCCGGTTCACCGATCGATGCGCTGCGTCAGTGGATCGACCTCTTTGTTGACTTCCTGGTCACCAAGCACGGGCTCGCCGATGCGCTGCAGTCCGACAGCGACCGCTTCGCCGCGTTGCACTCCTACTTCCTGGATCGGCTGCTGCCCGTCTGTGCTGAGCTGCTCGACGCCGCGGTGGAGGCTGGGGACATCAGGGCCGGCACGCAGCCCTACGAGCTCATGCGCGGCATCGGCAACCTCTGCATCGGGCACGACAACGACCCCCGCTACGACCCCCGACGCCTCATCGACCTCCTCCTCCAAGGGCTCCAGCAGCAACCCCGCACGTCCTGA
- a CDS encoding succinate dehydrogenase has translation MARTLWDSSIGKKTVMAVSGLIMLLYLVLHMLGNLKIFFGTDDFNGYAHWLRTLGEPALHYEWVLWGLRVVLVIAVVAHGISAYQLSRRDIRARPTQYVHKKQRATYATRTLRWGGIILGLFIVWHLLDLTTGTVHSGGFQEGRPYQNVVDTFSTWYGNVIYILAVSALGLHIRHGFWSAAQTLGAGNRTRDRALKATANVLALLLTVGFLVVPVSVMTGVVS, from the coding sequence ATGGCACGCACCCTGTGGGACAGCTCCATCGGCAAGAAGACCGTCATGGCCGTCAGCGGTCTGATCATGCTGCTGTACCTGGTCCTGCACATGCTGGGGAACCTGAAGATCTTCTTCGGCACCGACGACTTCAACGGATACGCCCACTGGCTCCGCACACTGGGAGAGCCGGCCCTGCACTACGAATGGGTGCTGTGGGGCCTACGCGTGGTACTGGTGATCGCGGTCGTCGCCCACGGAATCTCGGCCTACCAACTCAGCCGCCGCGACATCAGGGCACGCCCCACCCAGTACGTCCACAAGAAGCAGAGAGCCACCTACGCGACGAGAACCCTGCGCTGGGGCGGCATCATCCTCGGCCTGTTCATCGTCTGGCACCTGCTGGACCTGACGACCGGCACGGTCCACTCGGGCGGTTTCCAGGAGGGGCGGCCGTACCAGAACGTCGTGGACACCTTCTCCACCTGGTACGGCAACGTCATCTACATCCTGGCGGTCTCGGCCCTGGGCCTGCACATCCGGCACGGCTTCTGGAGTGCCGCCCAGACCCTGGGCGCCGGCAACCGCACCCGCGACCGCGCCCTGAAGGCCACAGCCAATGTTCTCGCACTGCTGCTCACGGTCGGCTTCCTCGTCGTGCCCGTGAGCGTGATGACCGGAGTGGTGAGCTGA
- a CDS encoding TetR/AcrR family transcriptional regulator codes for MARAGLTAQRLTQAGADLADEVGFDEVTVSALARHFGVKVASLYSHVKNSHDLKTRIALLALEELADRGTTALAGRAGKDALTALADVYRDYAHEHPGRYAAAQLRLTPEAAAASAGARHSQMTRAILRGYDLTEPDQTHAVRLLGSTFHGYISLEMGGSFSHSAPDTQETWTRILEALDTLLRNWPTTPAP; via the coding sequence ATGGCGCGCGCAGGACTGACCGCACAACGCCTCACACAGGCCGGCGCCGACCTCGCCGACGAGGTCGGCTTCGACGAGGTCACCGTCTCCGCGCTCGCCAGACACTTCGGCGTAAAGGTCGCGAGCCTGTACTCGCACGTGAAGAACTCCCACGACCTCAAAACGAGGATCGCCCTCCTCGCCCTGGAGGAACTCGCCGACCGAGGCACCACCGCCCTCGCCGGCCGAGCCGGAAAAGACGCCCTCACCGCCCTGGCCGACGTCTACCGCGACTACGCCCACGAACACCCCGGCCGCTACGCCGCAGCCCAACTACGCCTCACCCCAGAAGCAGCCGCAGCCAGCGCCGGTGCCAGACACTCCCAGATGACCCGGGCGATCCTGCGCGGCTACGACCTGACAGAACCCGACCAGACCCACGCCGTCCGCCTCCTGGGCAGCACCTTCCACGGCTACATCAGCCTGGAAATGGGCGGCAGCTTCAGCCACAGCGCCCCCGACACCCAGGAAACCTGGACCCGCATCCTGGAAGCCCTGGACACCCTCCTGCGCAACTGGCCAACCACCCCCGCCCCCTGA
- a CDS encoding Gfo/Idh/MocA family oxidoreductase: protein MLRTLIVGFGRSGHGLHWSVLRRLRRMERYAGLFSDEPPVVYDADPRTPQLSDSDVIAVDSLTRARELLDPENTIVHLCTPPTHRLAPLTELADLGFRKILVEKPLVATVAELPEIDDLRRERKLELMVVAHWLQSALTLRLHDLVQGGELGELETVFIAQRKPRITRTLATEGHPTAFDVELPHSVGVVLSLAGEAKTVGAELRDLRVKNVVVPEMGAARLFLDHTAGCQTEIFSDLASPLRERVIRLGFSRGWAVGHYPISESDDHAHLTTSIEGLVPQPVFRDDSLARFLVHAYEQFAYGADLEPDFQLNAGVTTLLAEAKEHARLSRLGAEVSAFQPEVVPHAS from the coding sequence ATGCTGAGGACGCTGATCGTCGGTTTCGGCCGCTCCGGCCACGGACTGCACTGGAGTGTGCTGCGCCGTCTGCGCCGTATGGAGCGCTATGCCGGACTCTTCTCCGACGAGCCACCCGTCGTCTATGACGCCGACCCTCGCACGCCGCAGCTGTCGGACTCCGATGTGATCGCCGTGGACAGTCTGACCCGGGCGCGGGAGCTGCTGGACCCCGAGAACACCATCGTTCATCTGTGCACCCCGCCCACGCACCGCCTGGCCCCGCTGACCGAGCTCGCCGATCTCGGTTTCCGCAAGATCCTTGTGGAGAAGCCCCTGGTGGCCACTGTTGCCGAGCTGCCCGAAATCGATGACCTGCGGCGCGAGCGCAAGCTGGAGCTCATGGTGGTCGCGCACTGGCTCCAGAGCGCGCTGACCCTGCGGCTGCACGATCTGGTGCAGGGCGGTGAACTGGGCGAGCTGGAGACGGTGTTCATCGCCCAGCGCAAGCCCCGGATCACCCGCACGCTGGCCACCGAGGGGCATCCGACCGCCTTCGACGTGGAGCTTCCGCACTCGGTGGGGGTGGTGCTGTCGCTGGCCGGCGAGGCGAAGACCGTGGGCGCCGAACTGCGCGATCTGCGGGTGAAGAACGTCGTGGTGCCCGAGATGGGGGCCGCGCGGCTCTTCCTGGACCACACGGCGGGCTGCCAGACGGAGATCTTCTCCGACCTCGCCTCGCCGCTGCGGGAGCGGGTCATCCGGCTCGGCTTCAGCCGGGGCTGGGCGGTGGGCCACTACCCGATCAGCGAGAGCGACGACCACGCGCACCTGACCACCTCGATCGAGGGTCTGGTTCCGCAGCCGGTGTTCCGGGACGACTCGCTCGCCCGGTTCCTGGTGCACGCCTACGAGCAGTTCGCCTACGGCGCCGACCTGGAGCCCGACTTCCAGCTCAACGCCGGTGTGACCACACTGCTCGCCGAGGCGAAGGAGCACGCGCGGCTGTCCCGTCTGGGGGCCGAGGTCTCGGCCTTCCAGCCGGAGGTCGTGCCTCATGCTTCCTGA
- a CDS encoding response regulator transcription factor, whose protein sequence is MTHPSATLPKSTTTLLLAEPHTGRRARRAALLAAEPDLEVMATCSDEAEVHTQLERRIPDVVLTDPRLPGTGPHGTGLIRRLTQGPHRIPVLVLADPEPLHAALETLQAGAHGLLFKDTDDDRLPRAVRLVAGGEAVLSSRITWPLIDACVQRSPLPALDRLTPREREVLALTGAGLSIREIADRLVISHFTARTHVRRTMVKLGARRRAGLVAIAYGAGVVHPRTRQPAP, encoded by the coding sequence ATGACCCATCCTTCGGCAACCCTCCCGAAGAGCACCACCACCCTTCTCCTGGCCGAACCCCACACAGGCCGGCGGGCCCGCCGCGCCGCGCTCCTGGCCGCCGAGCCCGACTTGGAGGTCATGGCCACCTGCTCGGACGAAGCGGAGGTCCACACCCAGCTCGAGCGCCGTATCCCCGACGTGGTCCTGACCGACCCGCGGCTACCCGGAACGGGCCCCCACGGCACCGGACTGATCCGACGCCTCACCCAGGGCCCGCACCGCATCCCGGTACTGGTGCTCGCCGACCCCGAGCCACTGCACGCGGCCCTCGAGACGCTCCAAGCGGGCGCCCACGGCCTGCTGTTCAAGGACACCGACGACGACCGGCTACCCCGTGCGGTACGCCTGGTCGCCGGCGGCGAGGCGGTGCTGTCATCCCGGATCACCTGGCCCCTGATCGACGCCTGCGTACAGCGCTCTCCGCTCCCCGCCCTGGACCGCCTCACCCCACGCGAACGTGAGGTCCTGGCACTGACCGGCGCGGGCCTGTCCATCCGGGAGATCGCCGACCGCCTGGTCATCTCCCACTTCACCGCCCGCACCCACGTCAGACGCACCATGGTCAAACTCGGCGCCCGCCGCCGGGCCGGCCTGGTCGCCATCGCCTACGGAGCCGGCGTGGTCCACCCCCGCACACGCCAGCCCGCCCCCTGA
- a CDS encoding succinate dehydrogenase/fumarate reductase iron-sulfur subunit, whose amino-acid sequence MKLTLRVWRQKNAHAEGAMSTYQVDGISSDMSFLEMLDTLNEELILRGEDPVAFDHDCREGICGACSLVINGDAHGPERTTTCQLHMRSFQDGDTIDIEPWRASAFPVIKDLVVDRTAFDRIIQAGGYITAPTGAAPEAHATPVPKPDADVAFEHAECIGCGACVAACPNGAAMLFTSAKVNHLNVLPQGGPERETRVLDMVAQMDEEGFGGCTLAGECATACPKGIPLVSITAMNKEWLRATRKAPR is encoded by the coding sequence ATGAAGCTCACCCTGCGCGTCTGGCGCCAGAAGAACGCCCACGCCGAAGGCGCCATGTCCACCTATCAGGTGGACGGGATCTCCTCGGACATGTCGTTCCTGGAGATGCTCGACACCCTCAACGAGGAACTCATCCTGCGCGGCGAGGACCCGGTCGCCTTCGACCACGACTGCCGTGAAGGCATCTGCGGCGCCTGCTCGCTAGTCATCAACGGGGACGCACACGGGCCCGAGCGGACGACCACCTGTCAGCTGCACATGCGGTCCTTCCAGGACGGCGACACGATCGACATCGAGCCGTGGCGGGCCTCGGCCTTCCCGGTGATCAAGGATCTGGTGGTCGACCGGACCGCGTTCGACCGGATCATCCAAGCCGGCGGCTACATCACCGCACCCACCGGCGCCGCACCGGAGGCCCACGCCACGCCGGTGCCCAAGCCGGACGCGGACGTCGCGTTCGAGCACGCGGAGTGCATCGGCTGCGGGGCCTGCGTCGCCGCGTGTCCCAACGGGGCGGCGATGCTGTTCACCTCGGCCAAGGTCAACCACCTCAACGTGCTGCCACAGGGCGGGCCCGAGCGGGAGACCCGGGTGCTGGACATGGTGGCGCAGATGGACGAAGAGGGCTTCGGGGGCTGCACGCTGGCCGGCGAATGCGCGACCGCCTGCCCCAAGGGCATCCCGCTGGTCTCCATCACCGCCATGAACAAGGAATGGCTACGAGCCACCCGCAAGGCGCCCCGTTGA
- a CDS encoding FAD-binding oxidoreductase gives MISRRSLIRTGAGVGAAAALTVSTGGMLLAGAGSASAAPSWDSLRAALNGTLVLPGESTYGQAIQLHQAKWDAIHPQAVAYCKTASDVATCIRFAQNNSLAFSVRSGGHSNAGYSTSPGLVVDVSRLNSVRTTGSTVRLGPGAQGVDITNTLSALGLQVVSGTCPTVAMGGFLQGGGLGPASRKYGTAADRLVSARVVLADGKSVTASANDNPDLFWALRGGGGGNFGVVTEYEVRPVSIPSLTLFNLTFAWSDAADIVQAWQQWIISGPRELNTQLLFTLATDQGGEPHVILTGTYAGAQAAAETALNTFMTSHGKASVTRQVVELPYQQAMMTIFGCGTQTVSECHRVGYSPEAVLPREYNATYRNTLFSKAQTRTSIQDTLARMEASLRPGQFRVLALLSYGGRVNDYGVGATAYSHRTTEFEVGIQLAHTTAAPTQEDRAAGDAWLNTTFTTVETAGNHESYQNFMDPALPNWQQAYYGRNYPVLQAVKANYDPHRYFNFAQAIA, from the coding sequence GTGATCAGCAGACGCTCGCTCATACGCACCGGTGCAGGCGTTGGCGCGGCCGCCGCGCTGACCGTCTCGACCGGCGGGATGCTGCTGGCCGGAGCCGGCTCCGCGTCAGCCGCGCCTTCCTGGGACAGCCTGCGAGCCGCACTCAACGGCACCCTCGTGCTGCCCGGCGAGTCCACCTACGGTCAGGCGATCCAGCTCCACCAGGCCAAGTGGGACGCGATCCACCCCCAGGCGGTCGCGTACTGCAAGACCGCGTCCGACGTCGCCACCTGTATCCGCTTCGCCCAGAACAACAGCCTCGCCTTCTCGGTCCGCAGCGGTGGCCACAGCAACGCCGGCTACTCCACCTCGCCCGGCCTGGTCGTCGATGTCTCCCGCCTCAACTCCGTGCGCACCACGGGATCCACGGTCCGCCTCGGCCCCGGCGCCCAGGGCGTCGATATCACCAACACCCTCTCCGCGCTGGGCCTCCAGGTCGTCTCCGGCACCTGCCCCACGGTCGCGATGGGCGGCTTCCTCCAGGGCGGCGGCCTCGGCCCGGCATCCCGCAAGTACGGCACGGCCGCCGACCGCCTGGTCTCGGCGAGGGTGGTCCTGGCCGACGGCAAGTCGGTCACGGCCTCGGCCAACGACAACCCGGACCTGTTCTGGGCCCTGCGCGGCGGGGGCGGCGGCAACTTCGGCGTTGTCACGGAGTACGAGGTACGCCCGGTCTCGATCCCGTCCCTCACGCTGTTCAACCTGACCTTCGCCTGGTCCGACGCCGCCGACATCGTCCAGGCCTGGCAGCAGTGGATCATCAGCGGTCCGCGGGAGCTGAACACGCAGCTGCTGTTCACCCTGGCGACCGACCAGGGCGGCGAGCCGCACGTCATCCTCACCGGCACCTACGCGGGCGCGCAGGCCGCCGCCGAGACCGCCCTCAACACCTTCATGACGTCCCACGGCAAGGCCAGCGTGACCCGGCAGGTCGTCGAACTGCCCTACCAGCAGGCCATGATGACCATCTTCGGATGCGGCACGCAGACCGTCAGCGAATGCCACCGCGTCGGCTACTCGCCCGAGGCCGTCCTGCCCCGCGAGTACAACGCCACCTACCGCAACACACTCTTCAGCAAGGCCCAGACCCGCACCTCCATCCAGGACACCCTGGCCCGAATGGAAGCCTCCCTGCGCCCCGGCCAGTTCCGCGTCCTGGCCCTGCTCTCCTACGGCGGCCGCGTCAACGACTACGGCGTCGGCGCCACCGCCTACTCCCACCGCACCACCGAGTTCGAGGTAGGCATCCAGCTCGCCCACACCACAGCGGCCCCGACCCAGGAAGACCGGGCCGCAGGAGATGCCTGGCTCAACACCACCTTCACCACGGTCGAGACGGCCGGCAACCACGAGTCCTACCAGAACTTCATGGACCCGGCCCTGCCCAACTGGCAGCAGGCCTACTACGGCCGCAACTACCCCGTCCTCCAGGCAGTCAAGGCCAACTACGACCCCCACCGCTACTTCAACTTCGCCCAGGCCATCGCCTGA
- a CDS encoding M20/M25/M40 family metallo-hydrolase yields MSAPTAEGTRHAPLTRDDDQLLLHLLSLTTAGPLEGTPNGEVRLWEAQRAYAEAARAFGFTVEWHGVCAAEELTDEQVPAAVRAAIARDPEFLRVQPSLVLRLGPELPRQSTVMFNVHMDTVAGRQPVKLDGDTFFGRGAIDAKGPAVALLAGIRAAAAEDPRIGTEIGVLIQVVSGEEGGAMGVFGTRPLVEQGYTGRLNIFCEPTRGRLLTRSTAAMTARVQVDGDDAIDDAPAAGHNASVLLGHLAGHLALTLPTQAGSGQVCVAGLQTGPLHNKVYGSGQLLLNLSYGSAAEGAALEKALHDEVRAGLTGFRALFADSTLLAKTAADGALITRVDWLKRRLPTLDAHDGWAEELLTGRVGLPRWPADLPAFTCDAIWTGGLPGVFTAVLGPGDLEANHAHADSEFAERAELEAFAGDVAGLLTAFAATAHTELL; encoded by the coding sequence GTGTCCGCTCCGACCGCTGAGGGAACGCGCCACGCGCCGCTGACCCGAGACGACGACCAGCTGCTGCTGCATCTGCTGTCGCTGACCACGGCCGGCCCGCTGGAGGGCACGCCGAACGGTGAGGTCCGGCTGTGGGAGGCCCAGCGCGCCTACGCGGAGGCGGCCCGCGCTTTCGGGTTCACCGTCGAGTGGCACGGCGTGTGCGCGGCGGAGGAGCTCACCGACGAGCAGGTGCCGGCCGCGGTGCGTGCCGCGATCGCCCGCGATCCCGAGTTCCTGCGGGTGCAGCCCAGTCTGGTGCTGCGGTTGGGGCCGGAGCTGCCCCGCCAGTCGACGGTGATGTTCAACGTGCACATGGACACCGTCGCCGGGCGGCAGCCGGTGAAGCTGGACGGTGACACGTTCTTCGGGCGTGGTGCCATCGACGCGAAGGGGCCCGCGGTGGCGCTGCTGGCCGGCATCCGCGCGGCGGCGGCCGAGGATCCGCGGATCGGCACCGAGATCGGTGTGCTGATCCAGGTGGTGTCCGGCGAAGAGGGCGGCGCCATGGGGGTGTTCGGCACCCGGCCGCTGGTCGAACAGGGTTACACGGGCCGGCTGAACATCTTCTGCGAGCCCACGCGCGGGCGGCTGCTGACCCGTTCCACGGCCGCGATGACCGCCCGCGTGCAGGTCGACGGGGACGACGCGATCGACGACGCCCCGGCCGCCGGGCACAACGCGAGTGTGCTGCTGGGCCATCTGGCCGGGCATCTGGCGCTGACGCTGCCCACCCAGGCCGGCAGCGGGCAGGTGTGTGTGGCGGGCCTGCAGACGGGGCCGCTGCACAACAAGGTGTACGGCAGTGGGCAGTTACTGCTGAACCTGTCGTACGGGTCCGCCGCCGAGGGCGCCGCTCTGGAGAAGGCGCTGCACGACGAGGTGCGGGCGGGGCTCACCGGGTTCCGTGCCCTGTTCGCCGACAGCACGCTGCTGGCGAAGACCGCGGCGGACGGTGCGCTGATCACCCGGGTGGACTGGCTCAAACGACGGCTTCCCACGCTGGACGCCCACGACGGCTGGGCCGAGGAGCTGCTGACCGGGCGGGTGGGTCTGCCCCGCTGGCCCGCCGACCTGCCGGCCTTCACCTGCGACGCGATCTGGACGGGCGGCCTGCCGGGGGTGTTCACCGCGGTGCTCGGGCCGGGTGACCTGGAGGCCAACCACGCGCACGCCGACAGCGAGTTCGCCGAGCGGGCCGAACTGGAGGCGTTCGCGGGGGACGTGGCCGGGCTGCTGACCGCGTTCGCCGCGACCGCGCACACCGAACTGCTCTGA
- a CDS encoding fumarate reductase/succinate dehydrogenase flavoprotein subunit translates to MTSYMDYETGEPLTDGKAPSGPVNERWDRRRFEAKLVNPANRRKHTVIVVGTGLAGGSAGATLAEQGYHVVQFCYQDSPRRAHSIAAQGGINAAKNYRNDGDSIHRLFYDTVKGGDFRARESNVHRLAQISVEIIDQCVAQGVPFAREYGGLLDTRSFGGVQVSRTFYARGQTGQQLLLGAYQALSRQIAAGNIEMHARTEMLDLIVVDGKARGIVARDLVTGKIDTYFADAVVLASGGYGNVFYLSTNAMNSNATAVWRAHRRGAYFANPCFTQIHPTCIPRTGDHQSKLTLMSESLRNDGRIWVPKAKGDTRPAHQIPEDERDYYLERIYPSFGNLVPRDIASRAAKNVCDEGRGVGPGGQGVYLDFADAIARMGRKAVEAKYGNLFDMYQRITDEDPYAVPMRIYPAVHYTMGGLWVDYDLQTTIPGLFAVGEANFSDHGANRLGASALMQGLADGYFVLPATINDYLARNPHHEPVTDEHPVVQEVLAETEDRLHLLLSVDGDRTPDSFHREVGELMWEFCGMARTDAGLRKALERIPQIREEFWRRIKVPGTGEEFNQSLEKANRIVDYLELAELMCLDALHRAESCGGHFREESQTPEGEAARKDEEFAYAAAWEFTGTGEAPSLHKEDLVFEYVHPTQRSYA, encoded by the coding sequence ATGACTTCCTACATGGATTACGAGACCGGTGAGCCGCTCACCGACGGTAAGGCGCCCTCCGGCCCGGTCAACGAGCGCTGGGACAGGCGCCGCTTCGAGGCCAAGCTGGTCAACCCCGCCAACCGCCGCAAGCACACGGTGATCGTCGTCGGGACCGGTCTGGCGGGTGGTTCCGCGGGGGCCACGCTCGCCGAACAGGGCTATCACGTCGTGCAGTTCTGCTATCAGGACTCCCCGCGCCGCGCCCACTCGATTGCCGCGCAGGGCGGTATCAACGCGGCGAAGAACTACCGCAATGACGGCGACTCCATCCACCGGCTCTTCTACGACACCGTCAAGGGCGGGGACTTCCGGGCGCGGGAGTCGAATGTGCACCGGCTGGCGCAGATCTCGGTCGAGATCATCGATCAGTGTGTGGCGCAGGGGGTGCCGTTCGCGCGGGAGTACGGCGGTCTGCTGGACACGCGCTCGTTCGGTGGGGTGCAGGTGTCGCGGACGTTCTATGCGCGGGGTCAGACGGGTCAGCAGTTGCTGCTGGGTGCGTATCAGGCGCTGAGCCGGCAGATCGCGGCCGGGAACATCGAGATGCACGCGCGTACCGAGATGCTGGATCTGATCGTCGTGGACGGGAAGGCGCGCGGGATTGTCGCCAGGGATCTCGTCACCGGGAAGATCGACACCTACTTCGCTGATGCCGTCGTGCTGGCTTCGGGTGGTTACGGCAATGTCTTCTACCTGTCGACGAACGCCATGAACTCCAACGCGACGGCCGTCTGGCGGGCCCATCGCCGCGGTGCCTACTTCGCCAACCCGTGTTTCACGCAGATCCACCCGACGTGCATTCCGCGCACCGGCGATCACCAGTCGAAGCTGACGCTGATGAGTGAGTCGCTGCGTAATGACGGCCGGATCTGGGTGCCGAAGGCCAAGGGCGACACCCGTCCCGCGCATCAGATCCCCGAGGACGAGCGGGACTACTACCTGGAGCGCATCTACCCGTCCTTCGGCAACCTGGTCCCTCGCGACATCGCCTCCCGGGCCGCGAAGAACGTCTGTGACGAGGGCAGGGGAGTGGGCCCCGGCGGCCAGGGCGTCTACCTTGACTTCGCGGATGCCATCGCGCGCATGGGCCGTAAAGCCGTCGAGGCCAAGTACGGCAACCTCTTCGACATGTACCAGCGGATCACCGACGAGGATCCGTATGCGGTGCCGATGCGGATCTATCCCGCCGTGCATTACACGATGGGCGGTTTGTGGGTCGACTACGACCTCCAGACCACCATTCCGGGCCTGTTCGCGGTCGGCGAGGCCAACTTCTCCGACCACGGCGCGAACCGCCTCGGCGCCTCCGCGCTGATGCAGGGCCTCGCGGACGGCTACTTCGTGCTGCCGGCGACCATCAACGACTACCTGGCCCGCAACCCGCACCACGAGCCTGTCACCGACGAACACCCCGTGGTGCAGGAGGTGCTGGCGGAGACGGAAGACCGGCTGCATCTGCTGCTGTCCGTGGACGGTGACCGCACCCCGGACTCCTTCCACCGCGAGGTCGGCGAGTTGATGTGGGAGTTCTGCGGCATGGCGCGCACCGATGCCGGTCTGCGCAAGGCGTTGGAGCGGATCCCGCAGATCCGCGAGGAGTTCTGGCGCCGCATCAAGGTCCCCGGCACCGGCGAGGAGTTCAACCAGTCCCTGGAGAAGGCGAATCGCATCGTCGACTACCTGGAGCTGGCCGAGCTGATGTGCCTGGACGCACTGCACCGCGCCGAGTCCTGCGGCGGCCACTTCCGCGAGGAGTCCCAGACCCCCGAGGGGGAGGCGGCGCGCAAGGACGAGGAGTTCGCGTACGCGGCGGCCTGGGAGTTCACCGGCACCGGCGAGGCTCCGAGTCTGCACAAGGAAGACCTGGTCTTCGAGTACGTTCACCCCACCCAGCGGAGCTACGCATGA
- a CDS encoding fic family toxin-antitoxin system, toxin component: MDLHIDVPWILQVAEIAGARDPAPDDYGIPVAAVAAHKAELLDQPVYDGPYARAAALVHILGRCRWLERSNMAVAAATGVMYLEASGIPLKPTRNDAIALRDLLRDPTCTTPRIATLLRTWPTAT, encoded by the coding sequence ATGGACCTGCACATCGACGTCCCTTGGATCCTGCAGGTCGCCGAGATCGCAGGCGCCCGCGACCCCGCCCCCGACGACTACGGCATCCCGGTCGCCGCGGTAGCAGCCCACAAGGCCGAGCTCCTGGACCAGCCGGTCTACGACGGCCCCTACGCCCGCGCGGCCGCCCTGGTCCACATCCTCGGCCGCTGCCGCTGGCTGGAGCGCTCCAACATGGCTGTAGCCGCCGCGACCGGCGTCATGTACCTCGAAGCCTCGGGCATCCCCCTCAAGCCCACCCGCAACGACGCGATCGCCCTACGCGACCTCCTCCGCGACCCCACCTGCACCACACCTCGCATCGCGACCCTGCTGCGCACCTGGCCGACAGCCACCTGA
- a CDS encoding sugar phosphate isomerase/epimerase family protein, whose product MLPDRTVAVGPLPRGEAVPGILYAGIGDEAGRSLDHQIAAVTSLGWQLIELRSIGGVALADLDGEAFDTCVRTVRAAGLGIACVDSRIADWSRPISQGIDADLWELERLGPRCAALGTRYVRVMSYPNDGLDDADWGAEVIRRMRVLTARAAEYGLVLLHENCAGWAGRSAERMWRLLTEVDSPALRLLFDTGNGAAYHYRAYDELVRLLELCPEAVAHVHVKDAVGSGAGAAYTLPGEGESRVADCLRLLLEAGYAGVWSIEPHLALRPHESRTELGDDGPVLFAEYGRHLEQLVATEVLDPRRTVREESSRVRSDR is encoded by the coding sequence ATGCTTCCTGACCGCACCGTGGCCGTCGGCCCGCTTCCGCGGGGGGAGGCGGTGCCCGGGATCCTCTACGCCGGCATCGGCGACGAGGCCGGACGCAGCCTCGACCACCAGATCGCGGCGGTCACGAGCCTGGGCTGGCAGCTGATCGAGCTGCGCAGCATCGGCGGGGTCGCCCTCGCCGACCTGGACGGCGAGGCCTTCGACACCTGCGTGCGCACGGTGCGTGCGGCGGGTCTCGGCATCGCCTGCGTGGACTCGCGGATCGCCGACTGGTCACGGCCGATCAGCCAGGGCATCGACGCCGATCTGTGGGAGCTGGAGCGGCTCGGCCCCCGCTGCGCGGCGCTCGGCACCCGTTACGTGAGAGTCATGTCGTATCCCAACGACGGTCTCGACGACGCCGACTGGGGCGCCGAGGTGATCCGCCGGATGCGGGTGTTGACCGCGCGGGCCGCCGAGTACGGGCTGGTGCTCCTGCACGAGAACTGTGCCGGCTGGGCGGGGCGCAGCGCGGAGCGGATGTGGCGGCTGCTGACCGAGGTCGACAGTCCCGCGCTGCGGCTGCTGTTCGACACCGGCAACGGTGCCGCCTACCACTACCGGGCGTACGACGAACTGGTGCGGCTGCTGGAGCTCTGTCCGGAGGCGGTGGCCCACGTCCACGTCAAGGACGCCGTGGGCAGTGGAGCCGGCGCCGCCTACACCCTGCCGGGCGAGGGCGAGAGCCGGGTGGCGGACTGTCTGCGGCTGTTGCTGGAGGCCGGTTACGCGGGCGTCTGGTCGATCGAACCGCATCTGGCCCTGCGGCCCCACGAGAGCCGTACCGAGCTGGGCGATGACGGGCCCGTCCTGTTCGCCGAGTACGGCCGCCATCTCGAGCAGCTCGTCGCCACCGAAGTCCTTGATCCCCGCCGTACCGTTCGAGAGGAGTCCAGTCGTGTCCGCTCCGACCGCTGA